The DNA segment ACCAGATGCAAACGTTGATTGGCCACGCTGAGCAAATATTCGGCATCCGCCAACAGCCAGTCGCCGCGGGTTTTGCCAAGTTGGCGTTGCAGCACCAGGATCGATGCTTCCAGTTCCTTGCGGGCGGTATTCAGGTGCTCTTCATGCAGTTTGGAGAAATCGGTCAGGGTTTGGGTGAAATGATTGTCCTTGCCGGTCATTTCGGCATTGACGTTGGCGATTTGAGATTGCAGCCCGGAAAGTTGTTGTTGTAGCACGTTCAGTTGCTTGTCGACCTCAATCAGTCTCAGGCTATCCTGGCTGTTTTCGGTGTCTTGGGTGGCGCGTAACTGTTGCATAAAGTAAAACCCGGCGGCGGCCAGGGCGATCACCAGCGTGATGGAAGTGATGCCTATCCACAAACCGGCGCGAGACTTTTTAATCACCACCACCGGGGCTTGTTTTTCTTGTTGTTCTTCAATTACTTCGGCCACTGTTTTCCCCGTTCAATAACGTCGTCAATGTCTCTAAAATTGCAGCATCCGTTGGCTGCAGGCTGACTGCAATATGTTCAAAGCCCAGTTGTTGCGCTTGTTGTCCTATCCTGTCGCTGACCACGACCAACGGCAGCTTCCGCAGCAGGGCCGCCGATGCCGTATCCAGCATCGCCAGCAGGTTTTGCAAGGCCTCGCCGCTGGTGATGGTGGTTGCGGCTAAAGTGCCGGCGCGTAATTGGTCAATCAGCGGGCTATTGTCGATGTCTGGCCGCTGCCGGCAATACACTTCCAGATAGCCGATCGTGGCACCGCGACTTCGCAAGGTTTCCGCCAATTTTTCCCGGCCACCGACACCGCGCACAAGCGTAATATGTTTGGCGTCAACCTGTCGCATGGCCACTTGGGCCAGCAGGCCTTCGCTAGTAAACTCGGTTTCCGGTACGCAAGCCACGCTGAGCCCGGCTTGCCGTAATGCATTAGCCGTGGTTGGCCCGACGGCGGCAATTCTCGCCGTTTGCAGACGCTGCATTTTGCCATCTAACGCCTTCAACGCAAAATCCACGGCATTGGTGCTGGTAAAAATCAACCAATCACTGCCGAGGGCATTTTCTATCGCTTCGTCATCGACCGGTGCCGGCCGGATTTCCAGGGTGGGGAAGCGTAAAGCCTTGCCGCCCTGTTGCTGTATCAATCCGCACAATGTGTCGGCTTGTGCCGCCGGACGAGTGACCAGAATTTGCGCGCCGTTTAGGCCGGATGTCACTGATACAACTCGCGCAAAATTTTATCCGCGCCTTGTTTGAGCAAATCGTCGGCGATCATGTGTCCCAATTGTTCGGCCCGGTCCAGTGGGCTATCGGCTTCGGAGCGATACAGTAATGTGCCGTCCGGGCTGCCGACCAAACCGCGCATATACAATCGGTCGCCTTGGATTTCGGCGAAACCGGCGATCGGCACCTGGCAGCCGCCGTTCAGGCGGGCGTTCATGGCGCGTTCGGCGCTGACTCGGATGCTGGTGTCCTCGTCGTGCAATACCTTTAAATAGTCATGAATTTGCGCATCGTCGATCCGGCATTCGATGCCGATAGCGCCTTGTCCCATGGCCGGCAGACTTTCGCCGGGTGACAAAGCGGAGGTGATGCGTTCCGCCATCCCTAAGCGTTTCAAGCCGGCGGATGCCAGAATGATGGCGTCATATTCGCCGGCATCCAGTTTAGCCAAACGAGTATTGACGTTGCCGCGCAGACTCAAAATCTCCGCGTTCGGGAATTTTTCCTTGATTTGGCATTGCCGGCGTAGGCTCGACGTGCCGATACGGGCATTGGACGGCAATTCGGCCAGATTGCGGTATTTGTTCGATACAAAGGCATCGGTCGGATCCTCGCGCTCAAGGATCACCGCCAGATGGAGGCCTTCCGGAAATTCCACCGGTACATCCTTCATCGAATGTACCGCAATATCGGCGCTGCCTTCCAGCATGCCTTGCTCCAGTTCCTTGACGAACAAACCCTTACCGCCGACCTTGGCCAGCGGCGCGTCGAGGATTTTATCGCCGCGAGTCACCATTTTTACCAATTCGGTTTTCAAGTTTGGAAACGCCTGTTGCAGCCGCAGGGCGACATGTTCGGCCTGCCACAAGGCCAACGGGCTTTGCCGGGTTGCGATTCGAATAACTTTTTCAGTCAAAATAATTCCCGCCGGTTGAGGACGAAACCAGAAAACCTGTTCTACCAGGCTACCTGAAAATAAATAGCGGTATTGTAATCCGATTCGCCGATGAAATTCTTTAGAACTTAATTCTATTGCTTCGAGCTGGTTGCCGATTGCCGATACGGCTAGGATGGTATCCATGGGGGCTTTGGTTTTTAAAGCGAATCTCTGGCCGCGCGAGCCCACTACTTTGGCGGGCGCCAGGATGTTTTGGCATTGAATGTGTCATGAATTGGTTAAATAGCTGTCATCTTACCTTCATATTGGCGACATAGAATTTAGTCTGCTGTTTCGCAGGCAGCATCTGTTTTCTTTCGTACATTTATGGAGCTCGACATGTTTATGTTCAAAAAAAGCGCGTTGGCGGCAGTGGTGGCTTCGCTGTTGTCCGGCTCGGCATTGGCCGAGGCGACTCAGGTTAATGGTCCAATGGGGTTTGATCCAATTTCCGCTTCGGCTTATGGCCACGAAACCGACATTGATCTCAATGCCACCCCTTGGCTGATTCCCGACGGCTACACGCAAAGCATTGTTTCCGACGAGAGCGATCTGGATATTTATGTCGGTACCGACTGGCCGGACATGAACACCGTCAACGAAACCAAAAAGCATGCCGGACGCTATTTGTATCGGACCCATGAAGTTCGCGGCGGCGCGATCGGTAATGACGCCAACTCCTTGCGTCACGATGGCGGCAGCGGCGGCGCGGTGTCCGTGGTCGATTTGAAAACAGGCGAGACCAAGGAAGTGGTAGGCCGCGCGGATTGGGAAGCGCTGGACGGCATCGTCTGGACACCTTGGCACACCGTGCTTTTTGCAGAGGAAGTCATTGACTCCTTGCGTCCCGATCCCGATGCGCCGCTGGCAAAAAGCGGCTTGGTCTATGAACTGAAACTGGATAAAAAAGACCCTACCAAAATGGAAAGCGTCTCCGTGCTGCCGAAATTGGGCGCACTGTCCCATGAAGGCCTGGAAATCGATGATCAAGGCAATGTCTATGTCATCGACGAAGACAAAAAAGGTTCTATCTACAAATTTGTTCCAACGACTTACGGTGATTTAACCGACGGCCAATTGTATGCATTGAAAGTGGATGCCGGCAAAACCGGTTCCGCTCAATGGGTAGCTCTGGATATGGATCAAGTCCAAATCAGCGCAAGGGTAGCCGCAACCACCGCTGGCGCCACCCAGTTCTGCCGTCCAGAAGATTTGGAACGTATCGGCCAGACCTTATATGCCGCTTTGACTTGTGAAGATGTCGACAATAGCGCCAACATTTCCGGTGCTAATGCGGCCGGTTATGCCGTGGGTGCCGTATTGGCGGTGACACTGGATGAAACGCCAATGGTCAAATACGCGGTCGCTTCCGGTAAAAACACTTCGTTCGAGAAGCATTCAATTGCTCAAACCGGCTTTGCCAAAGTGGACAACTTGGCCCATGGCCCGGACGGCAAACTGTGGATGGTCGAAGATAATGACTACAGCGATATTTGGGTATTCGACCCAGCCTCCGACGATGCAAACAACGATGGCTATCAAGACGGTGTTCATTTGTTCGCTTCATTGAAGGACAAACCGGCTGAAGGCACGGGAATTTATTTCGGCAAGGATCCCCATAGCTTGTTTGTGAATGTCCAGCACTCCGGTACCGGCAACGACAAAACCATCATGATTACCAAGCGCGAAGACAAAAAGCATCATCATGAAAATCACAAGCAAGATCAGCATCACGCGAAGAAAAAATAATCTGCGTTAATTCTGCTTGCTTTGAAGCGGTTGAAAGGCATGGTCGCCGAAAGCGCCATGCCTTTTTATTGCCGGTCTTTTAATCTTTGCCGATACCGGCTGGCGTCAAAGCCATGGTTGCCGCAACCGCGTAATCAGAGGCAACGGCTTCCGGGTTATCGAATTTCAAATTCCGCGAAATGTTCACCGCCGTGATGTGGATTGACGAGCACCTCGGCCACCTTGGCCAAAATCGGACCTTTGTGACACCAGGTGATCAGTTTTTGCAGGTCTTCCGATTCACCGTGGGCGACGATTTCGACATCGCCATTCGGCAAATTTCTGACGAATCCGGACAGGTTCAATTTGACGGCCTGTTTTTGGGTGTAGGCGCGAAAATACACGCCCTGTACCCGGCCCTTGACGATAATATGCAAACAGTCGTTCATCGGGTGATCCTCCAGCAATAATGAATCTTGGCGTCACGGGCAAAATCTTCCGGTATCGTCGACGCGCTGATGTCTTCGATAGTCAAGCCCGCCAAGGATTCCCGCTCCAGCTTGAAGCGGCGGAAATTGGTCGAAAAATACAATATTCCGCCGGGTGCCAGCAAGGCAGCGGCATTTTTTAACAATTGCACGTGGTCGTTTTGAATGTCGAAAGCCTCGTCCATTTTCTTGGAATTGGAGAAAGTCGGCGGATCGAGGAAAATCATATCGAACTGCGGTTTTTGTTTGGCGCCGGCCTGTTCGGCCAGCCAGGTCAGACAATTGGCGCGCAGCAATTTGTGATCGCCGCGTATGCCGTTGAGGTCGAAATTGCGCTTGGCCCAGTCCAGATAAGTGTTGGACATGTCGACCGTAACGCTGGACGCCGCGCCGCCCACCGCCGCATGCACGCTGGCGCTGCCGGTATAGGCAAACAGATTCAGGAAACGCTTGCCCTTGGCTTGTTGCTGAATCAGTAAGCGCATTGGCCGATGATCCAGAAATAAACCGGTATCCAGATAGTCCTCGAAATTGACCCAAAACTTGCAGCCGCCTTCCTCGACCACATGAAACTGGCCGGATTCGCCCTGTTTCTCGTATTGGTCGGTGCTTTTCTGTTTGCGGCGGATTTTCAGAAACACCTGCTCCTTGGGTGTCTCCAGCACCTTGGGGATTTCCACCATCGCCCCGGCCAGACGTTGATTGGCCTTGGCAGGATCGATGGTCTTGGGCGATTCATATTCCTGCACGTTGACCCAAGTTTTCTCGCCTTGGTAGACATCCACCGCCACCGCGTATTCCGGCAAGTCGGCGTCGTACAAACGGTAGCAACTGACGTGGTTTTGCTTAGCCCATTTGCCGATTTTTTTCAGATTCTTGCGCAAGCGGTTGCCGAACATTTCCGCCTGATTATCCGGCTGCTCGGTCTCGGTACGCCGGCTGATTTGTTCGATGCGTTCCTGTTGGGATTTGGCCTTGGGTTCGAAAAAGCTTTTTTCCTCGATGTTGAAGCGCAGCAATTTGCACTCCAGCGCACCGTTAAACAGGGTGATGGGTTTTTGCGAACGCAGGCCCAATCTAAAGCCCAGTTCCGGATTGCTGATGATCATAGCCGCTTGCCAGCCGGCGAAATGCTGTTTCAGCACCTCGCCGAAGCGCCGATACAACTCGGAGGTTTCCGTCTCGTCGCCCAGCCGTTCGCCGTAGGGCGGGTTGCAGGCGATCAGGCCCTTGGGCCAACTTTCCGCCGCCGTGGCGTCCGCTATGTCGCGTTTTTCGATATGAATCTTGCCGGCCAGGCCGGCGTTTTCGACGTGCTGCAATGCAGTCGCCACGGTGCGACGGTCCTGATCGAAACCGACGATCACCGGCATTTTGTTCAAGCCAACGTCACGGCGTTGGTCAGCCTCGTCCAACAGGCTTTGCCAAAGTTCTGCATCGTGCTTCTTCCAGCCCAGGAAGCCGAAATAATCGCGCTGCAAACCCGGCGCATAATCGGCGGCGATCATCGCGCCTTCCAGCAGCATGGTGCCGGAGCCGCACATAGGGTCGAGCAGCGAACCGCCTTGCTCGGCGATTTTCGGCCAGCCGGCGCGCAGCAAAATCGCCGCCGCCAGGTTTTCCTTGATCGGCGCGGCGATGCTGACGTCGCGGTAGCCGCGCTTGTGCAAACTCTCGCCGGACAAATCCAGGCTCAGCTGCGCGGTTTCGTTATGCAAATAGACATTGACGCGAATGCCGGGCCGCTCGGTGTCGATATTGGGGCGTTGGTCGAATTTTTCCCGCATCTGGTCGACGATGGCATCCTTAACCTTCAACGCGCCGAAATGGGTGTTGTTAATGGCCGGATTGTTCTTGGCGCTGAAAGATACCGCCAGGCTGTCGTCGGGTTTCAGATGTTCGAACCAGTTGATCTTTTTGACACCGTCGTACAAATCTTGTTGGGATTTGACCTCGAAGCTGCCGAGTAACAGTAAAATCCGGTTGGCGGTGCGCGACCACAGACACACCCGGTAAGCCAGCGCCAGATCGCCTTCGAAAGCCACGCCAGCCATTTTTTCGCGGACGTTTTGGCCGCCCAGGGCTTTGATTTCATTGGCAAGAATGCCCTCCATTGCTTTGGGCGTGGTGGCGAAGAGTTGATGGCTGGTCATGAATGAGAACTGAAAATTTAGCGGTCTGAAAGAATACCAGGGTGGGACTGGTTGCGCGGATATTTTAACCGTTTGCGGGGTTTAAGGGCTTTAAAAAGCCAAATTGCGGAATAGTCTGTCGATGTGGATTAACCCGTGATTTTGCCAAAATAACGCTTTATGGCGCTTGAAATAAGAATAGGATTGGGGCGCCGGAATGTATCTTGACTATACTAGCGCTCATTTCCAGCCGGCCTGAAATTTATTTAGACAAGATTTGCGGCATGGTTTAAAGGCCTATATAGGCCACCTAGCTTGGCCGCATGCCTTTGTGGCTGCCATGGCTTGATTATTTAAAATTTCGGCATCTTGGGGGCACATCTTCCAACGATGTTTACAGGGATGTGGGTAGTAAGGCAATGCCGGCAATTGTCGACAGGTTTGGGGGAATCAAAAAAATTTGAAGTGCGATGACTATGGCAAACAGTATCTAAGTAAGTCAACGAGGTGTTCATGATCAAAAAAATCAGCGTTTCCGATCTCCGCCCAGGGATGTATATCCATGATCTCAATTGCTCCTGGATGAATCACCCGTTTATGAGTAATCGCTTTGTGCTGGAGTATGCGCGCGATATAGAAAAAATGATCGAATGCGGCATTACCCAAGTTTATATCGACACCAGTCTGGGAGTGGATGTTGGTCATGCGCCTGGCGATGGGGGGGTAAGGCTCTAGGCGATAATCCCACCGATCTGAATATTCCACTCAAGCGATCGGAGCCGAAATTAGTCCCTATTGAAGAAGAAATTATCCAGGCCAAGCGGATTTACAAGGAGGCCAGCAGTATAGTCCATGCCACACTGCGGGATTTTCGGCTAGGTAAACAGGTTGAATTGGAAAAACTGGAACCCGTGGTTTTAGACATCTCGGAATCGATACTGCGGAATCCCGACGCCATCGTCAGCTTGCTCAGGATCAAGCAAGCCGATACCTATACTTTTCAGCATTCGGTGGCGGTTGGTACGTTGCTGATCAGCTTTTGCCGCTCGATGAAGAATCGATCCAGTGTTGAGCAGATCGGCATTGGTGGCTTTCTGCATGATATAGGCAAAATGAAAGTGCCAGAACATATTCTCAATAAACACGGAAAGCTTGATGAACTGGAATTTGAGCTGATGAAGTTGCACGTCAATTATGGTCGGGAGATCGCGGAAACCATCGCCGGGATTTCGACCATCTCATTGAGTATCGTTGCTGAACATCACGAACGTTATGACGGCAGTGGTTACCCGCTAGGCTTAAAGGGAGAGGAAATAAGCCTTTTTGGCCAGATGGCGTCCATAGTCGATGTTTATGACGCGATGACCTCCACTCGTGTCTACCATACCAGCGCCGAGCCAACCGAAGTCATAAAAATGTTGCTGGAATCGGGAGGTCGGCAGTTCAATGACAAGCTAGTTCAGTACTTCATCCGTACAGTCGGCATTTATCCCATTGGCTCGCTGGTCAAGCTTGAAAGCGGGTTCTTGGCGGTGGTGATAGATCAGCATCATGAAGATTTGCTTCATCCCAGGGTCAGAATTATTTTCAACATCCAAACCCGCTGTTACATTTTTCCCAAGGATTTCGATCTTTCCAAGCCGGATAACAGCCATCGAATCGTATCTTTCGAAAACCCCGCGCGCTGGGGCATAAACCCGATCCGGCATATGAGATTTTGATGCATGCGGACTATAGGCTATTGTTCTTAGACATCTAAGGCGAAAGGTATTTCCGTTACCAGTCTTTTCCCATCGGCGTAAAAATGACGGCGGAATTATTGCAGTGCGGACACATTTTTTTCAAGGCTGGTCACGCTAATTTGCTTCGTATTTGCATGGCGATGGCGTCTGATAATATATTGTAGGTTTAGCCCGATCACCCGATGCCGTTGAGCCGTTCCCTTTATGACTACCGTTACCCCAGACATTCTGATTAACCAAAACGCGCTCTGGCTGATGGACATTGCCGCGGACGCCATGCTGATCGCCGACTTGGATGGGCGTATCCTATTGGCCAATCCCGCCGCCGAGCGCTTGTTCGGATACACGCGGGACGAATTCAGCGGTCTCGGTATCGAAGACTTGATTCCGCAACGCTTCCGGGCAATGCACGGGGCCAAGCGCGCCGACTACGCCGAGCAACCCGAAAGCCGCACGATGGGCAGCGGGCTTGAGCTTTACGGTTTGCGCAAGGACGGCAGCGAATTCGCCACCGACTTGAGTCTCAGCCCGATCGAGGACGGGCGGGTGCTGGCAACGGTGCATGACATCACCCAGCGCAAGCGGCTGGAGGCGGAGCAAAAGCGCATGATTCACGAACTGGAAAACGTGAACGAGGAACTCAAAAATTTTGCCTACGTGGTCTCCCACGATTTAAAGGCGCCGTTGCGCGCGATCGGCTCGCTGGCCGACTGGATCTCCGCCGACCAGCATGACCGTCTCGACGCCGACGGCCAGGAGCATTTACGTCTTTTGATACAACGCGTGCGGCGGTTGGACGCCTTGATCGACGGCGTGTTACGCTTTTCACGCATCGGCCGTCTGCACGAGGCGGTAGTCGCTGTCGATCTTAACGAACTCGCGCACGAGGTGATCGACTCGCTGGCCCCGCCTTCTCACATCACCGTTACGGTTGCATCCGGCTTGCCGACGATCCAGGCGGAGAAAACCAGTATTCAGCAAGTGTTGCAAAATCTGATTTCTAATGCCATTCGCTATTCGGATAAACCCCAAGGGCAAATAACAATCGATTGCGCCGATCAAGGCGATAGCTGGCGGCTCGGCATTGCAGACAATGGGCCTGGCATAGAGACTCGCCATTTCGAGCGTATTTTTCAGTTATTCCAGACTCTGAATCCGCGTGATCGAGTGGAAAGCACCGGCGTGGGTCTATCCATAGTCAAAAAAATCGTCGAGCAGTACGGTGGACGGATTTGGGTCGAGTCTACAGTCGGCCAGGGCAGCACTTTTTACTTCACGGTGCCCAAGCAGCACCCCGCATCAACGGAAATAGAAAAGAACCATGAGAATTAAGAGTAAACCCATCTTGCTGGTCGAGGACGATAGTGTGGATGCCATGACCGTGCGGCGAGCCATCAGGGAATTACATGTCGCCAACCCGCTCGAACACGTCGAAAACGGCGAGGAGGCCTTGGCCTATCTGCGCGATCCCGGCCGCGAGCGTCCTTGCCTGATACTGCTTGACCTTAACATGCCGGTCATGAACGGTATCGAATTCCTGCAGGCGGCCAAGGGGGAGTCCGAATTGAAACGCATCCCCGTGGTCGCGCTCACCACCTCCGATGAGCAGGAAGACAAAGTGGAAAGCTTTGAACTGGGGGTGGCCGGTTACATGCGTAAGCCGGTGGAATATCAGCAGTTCGTCGACATTATGCGTACCATCGACGCCTATTGGACCATTAGCGAGTCGCCGCTATGAACGCCTTGCCCAGCATCCGTCTGCTGTTGGTTGACGATGACCAGATCGACCGCTTGGCCTGCAAGCGCGCACTCATGCGGCACGCGGACTGCGACTTTGTGATATTCGAGGCCGAAACCGGCAATCAGGGGCTTAATCTCGCTCGCAGCCAGCAGATCGATTGTATTCTGCTTGACTTTCATTTGCCGGATTTAAGCGGCGTGGAGTTTCTGGCCGAACTGGCAGAGGAAACCGGCGACTTGCCGGTGCCGGTAGTGATGTTGACCGGTTCCGATAACGCCATGATCGCGGTCGACGCCCTTAAGCTCGGCGCGCGCGACTATGTGGTCAAGGGTTCGGACCGGGAATCACTGCAATGGCTACCGGCCGTGGTTATCCGTGCCCTGCATGAGCAACGGGTCATTCAGGACAAGACTCAGGCCGTGGAGCAATTACGGGAGGCTGAAGCGAAGTACCGCACTTTGGTGGAACAAATTCCGGCCATCACCTACATCGCCTCGCTGGACAATCCGGGACAACTGCTTTATGTCAGCCCGCAGATTCAACAACTGGGTTTCCCGGCGGAGGAATGGCTAAACGATCCGGAAGGCTTGCTGAAGCGAGTGCATGCCGACGACCGGCCAAGCGTCATTGAGGCCTACGCGCAAACCTACGAACATCACACCCCGTTGAGTTGCGAATATCGGCTGCTGAAACACAACGGACAGGCCCGTTGGTTTTTGGATGAAGCCAACGTGGTGCGCGACGAGGCGCGCGGCGCCTTGTGTCTGCAAGGCCTTCTGGTTGACATCACGACGGACAAGGAAACCGAGCAGGAGTTGTATTATTACCGCAGGCGTCTCGAGGAACTGGTGGCCCAGCGCACGGACCAGTTGGAAAAACAAAGCGCGATCCTGGAAGCCGCCAACGCCAGCATGGACAAGGAATTGTGCGAGCGCAAGCGGGCGGAAGCCGCGTTGCGTAACAGCGAGACGCGCTTTCGGCTACTGCTGGAGTCGGCCGGAGAAGGTATCATAGGGCTCGACACCGAGGGCCGTTGCACCTTCGTCAACCACGCCGCGCTGGCGATGCTGGGCTATGCTCAGGAAGAACTTCTGGGTCAAGACACCTGTGCGACGATACATTCAGGCCACGCCGACGGCTCGCCCGTCTCCAAGGAACAATGCAGTATTTACGATGCCTTTCGAGACAGTGTCCCGCAACGATCCTCGGAATTATTTCGGCGTAAGGGCGGCGGTTCCTTTCCTGTCGAATGTACCGCTCATCCGATGCAGTTGGACGGAAAAGTCATCGGTGCGGTGCTGGTGTTTCGAGATATGACCGAGTCCGGTTCTTGAAGAGGGGCGTACTATTTATTGCAACTTTCGGCGCCTTGGCCCGCTTTGCTGCAATTTCCGAGGTTCGTGAACCGTCTGTTTTGATGGAGCGTCGCTGGTTAGCAATCCCCGGTTAGCCGAAGCCGACTATTCGCTTCAGCCCCTCTGTTAAGAATCTAGGCCAAGGGCTTGGCCCTCGATATATTCGGCATCGGCAAGGGGGCATTCTCCCCGAAAAATCGCCTTAATTTGATAAGTTGAATCAATATTTCAATCAACATTCATGCCGAACCATTAAAATGCAGTTTTGGTTTATCCTTGAGTTTTCGCATTGACCTCAACAGCCGTTACCCCTCAATCCATTCAACACGCCGCCGAACTGCTTCACCAGGGCAAGCTGGTGGCTATACCTACCGAAACCGTTTACGGACTAGGCGCCGACGCCTCCAATCCGGATGCCGTGGTAAAAATTTTCAAGGCCAAGGGTCGTCCCTCCGATCACCCCTTGATCGTGCATTTGGCTTATGCTTCGCAAATGAAAGACTGGGCCGAGCCGGTACCGGATGTGGCCCTAAAGTTGGCTAGAGAATTTTGGCCGGGGCCGTTGACTTTGATTTTGAACAAAAAAGCCTGGGTGCCGATGGCGGTCACCGGCGGGCAAAATACCGTGGCTCTGCGGGTGCCGGATAATCCCGTGGCATTGTGGTTGCTCCGAGTGTTCGGCGGCGGGATTGCCGCGCCGTCCGCCAATCGTTTCGGCCGCATTAGTCCGACCTTGGCTGCTCATGTGGCTGAAGAGTTGGGCGATGCGGTGGATTGTATTCTCGACGGCGGACCCTGTACGGTGGGGCTGGAATCGACCATCATCGATCTGACCGATAGCCAGCCGACCATTCTGCGGCCAGGACGCATTACCCGCAGCCAACTGGAAGAAGTGCTGCAAATGCCGGTCACGCTAAAGTCGCAACATAAAATCCGCGCGCCCGGTATGTTAGCCTCGCATTACGCACCCAACACGCCGGCTTTTTTGTGCGCGGCGGAAGCTTTGCCGACCCTGTTGGAGCAGCGGCAAAATCAGGGCCAGCAGGTCGGGGTATTGACATTCAGTACGAAATTATCCGATTTGTCTTGCCGGCATTTGCTGCGTTTGCCCGATCAGGCCGAAGCTTACGAACCTGCCTTGTACAGCGCTTTGCGCGAGTTGGACCAATTGCAATTGGACAGCATTCTGGTGGAACAGCCGCCCGATAGCGAAGAGTGGATGGCGGTCAACGACAGACTCGGCAAAGCCACGCTATGAAGGACGAAGACTGGATGCGGCATGCATTGCGGCTGGCGCAACGTGCCGAACAACAAGGCGAGGTGCCGGTTGGAGCCTTGTTGGTACAAGGTGATCAATGCATCGCCGAGGGCTGGAATCAACCGATTCAAGCTAA comes from the Methylomonas sp. LL1 genome and includes:
- a CDS encoding uroporphyrinogen-III synthase; protein product: MTSGLNGAQILVTRPAAQADTLCGLIQQQGGKALRFPTLEIRPAPVDDEAIENALGSDWLIFTSTNAVDFALKALDGKMQRLQTARIAAVGPTTANALRQAGLSVACVPETEFTSEGLLAQVAMRQVDAKHITLVRGVGGREKLAETLRSRGATIGYLEVYCRQRPDIDNSPLIDQLRAGTLAATTITSGEALQNLLAMLDTASAALLRKLPLVVVSDRIGQQAQQLGFEHIAVSLQPTDAAILETLTTLLNGENSGRSN
- the hemC gene encoding hydroxymethylbilane synthase, whose product is MDTILAVSAIGNQLEAIELSSKEFHRRIGLQYRYLFSGSLVEQVFWFRPQPAGIILTEKVIRIATRQSPLALWQAEHVALRLQQAFPNLKTELVKMVTRGDKILDAPLAKVGGKGLFVKELEQGMLEGSADIAVHSMKDVPVEFPEGLHLAVILEREDPTDAFVSNKYRNLAELPSNARIGTSSLRRQCQIKEKFPNAEILSLRGNVNTRLAKLDAGEYDAIILASAGLKRLGMAERITSALSPGESLPAMGQGAIGIECRIDDAQIHDYLKVLHDEDTSIRVSAERAMNARLNGGCQVPIAGFAEIQGDRLYMRGLVGSPDGTLLYRSEADSPLDRAEQLGHMIADDLLKQGADKILRELYQ
- a CDS encoding alkaline phosphatase PhoX codes for the protein MFMFKKSALAAVVASLLSGSALAEATQVNGPMGFDPISASAYGHETDIDLNATPWLIPDGYTQSIVSDESDLDIYVGTDWPDMNTVNETKKHAGRYLYRTHEVRGGAIGNDANSLRHDGGSGGAVSVVDLKTGETKEVVGRADWEALDGIVWTPWHTVLFAEEVIDSLRPDPDAPLAKSGLVYELKLDKKDPTKMESVSVLPKLGALSHEGLEIDDQGNVYVIDEDKKGSIYKFVPTTYGDLTDGQLYALKVDAGKTGSAQWVALDMDQVQISARVAATTAGATQFCRPEDLERIGQTLYAALTCEDVDNSANISGANAAGYAVGAVLAVTLDETPMVKYAVASGKNTSFEKHSIAQTGFAKVDNLAHGPDGKLWMVEDNDYSDIWVFDPASDDANNDGYQDGVHLFASLKDKPAEGTGIYFGKDPHSLFVNVQHSGTGNDKTIMITKREDKKHHHENHKQDQHHAKKK
- the yccX gene encoding acylphosphatase — protein: MNDCLHIIVKGRVQGVYFRAYTQKQAVKLNLSGFVRNLPNGDVEIVAHGESEDLQKLITWCHKGPILAKVAEVLVNPHHGGEHFAEFEIR
- the rlmKL gene encoding bifunctional 23S rRNA (guanine(2069)-N(7))-methyltransferase RlmK/23S rRNA (guanine(2445)-N(2))-methyltransferase RlmL; the encoded protein is MTSHQLFATTPKAMEGILANEIKALGGQNVREKMAGVAFEGDLALAYRVCLWSRTANRILLLLGSFEVKSQQDLYDGVKKINWFEHLKPDDSLAVSFSAKNNPAINNTHFGALKVKDAIVDQMREKFDQRPNIDTERPGIRVNVYLHNETAQLSLDLSGESLHKRGYRDVSIAAPIKENLAAAILLRAGWPKIAEQGGSLLDPMCGSGTMLLEGAMIAADYAPGLQRDYFGFLGWKKHDAELWQSLLDEADQRRDVGLNKMPVIVGFDQDRRTVATALQHVENAGLAGKIHIEKRDIADATAAESWPKGLIACNPPYGERLGDETETSELYRRFGEVLKQHFAGWQAAMIISNPELGFRLGLRSQKPITLFNGALECKLLRFNIEEKSFFEPKAKSQQERIEQISRRTETEQPDNQAEMFGNRLRKNLKKIGKWAKQNHVSCYRLYDADLPEYAVAVDVYQGEKTWVNVQEYESPKTIDPAKANQRLAGAMVEIPKVLETPKEQVFLKIRRKQKSTDQYEKQGESGQFHVVEEGGCKFWVNFEDYLDTGLFLDHRPMRLLIQQQAKGKRFLNLFAYTGSASVHAAVGGAASSVTVDMSNTYLDWAKRNFDLNGIRGDHKLLRANCLTWLAEQAGAKQKPQFDMIFLDPPTFSNSKKMDEAFDIQNDHVQLLKNAAALLAPGGILYFSTNFRRFKLERESLAGLTIEDISASTIPEDFARDAKIHYCWRITR
- a CDS encoding DUF3391 domain-containing protein; translation: MIKKISVSDLRPGMYIHDLNCSWMNHPFMSNRFVLEYARDIEKMIECGITQVYIDTSLGVDVGHAPGDGGVRL
- a CDS encoding HD-GYP domain-containing protein; translation: MEKLEPVVLDISESILRNPDAIVSLLRIKQADTYTFQHSVAVGTLLISFCRSMKNRSSVEQIGIGGFLHDIGKMKVPEHILNKHGKLDELEFELMKLHVNYGREIAETIAGISTISLSIVAEHHERYDGSGYPLGLKGEEISLFGQMASIVDVYDAMTSTRVYHTSAEPTEVIKMLLESGGRQFNDKLVQYFIRTVGIYPIGSLVKLESGFLAVVIDQHHEDLLHPRVRIIFNIQTRCYIFPKDFDLSKPDNSHRIVSFENPARWGINPIRHMRF
- a CDS encoding sensor histidine kinase, which translates into the protein MTTVTPDILINQNALWLMDIAADAMLIADLDGRILLANPAAERLFGYTRDEFSGLGIEDLIPQRFRAMHGAKRADYAEQPESRTMGSGLELYGLRKDGSEFATDLSLSPIEDGRVLATVHDITQRKRLEAEQKRMIHELENVNEELKNFAYVVSHDLKAPLRAIGSLADWISADQHDRLDADGQEHLRLLIQRVRRLDALIDGVLRFSRIGRLHEAVVAVDLNELAHEVIDSLAPPSHITVTVASGLPTIQAEKTSIQQVLQNLISNAIRYSDKPQGQITIDCADQGDSWRLGIADNGPGIETRHFERIFQLFQTLNPRDRVESTGVGLSIVKKIVEQYGGRIWVESTVGQGSTFYFTVPKQHPASTEIEKNHEN